ACTGCTGAAAACGATGAAACAAAGGTTATCAGGGTTGCCCTGGAGGACGGACGGCAGATAGACCTAGCTGATTTCAATGTAATTGACAACTTTTTTGAAAACAATCATATCAATTTTAAAAACCGCAAAGGTCTCCACAGGGAAATCAGAAGGTATATAGATTTCAGTATCTCATGAAAAAAGTCGGCTTTACCACTACTATCCCCGTGGAAATAATATTTGCAGCAAACCTTATCCCTGTTGATCTTAACAATATTTTTATAACGGATAATAACCCCCACACATTTATCGATTTTGCCGAGCAGGAAGGCCTCCCCAGGAATACCTGTAACTGGATTAAAGGTATTTATACTTCTGTTATGCAGAACAGCGTTGATAAAGTTATTTCTGTAACAGGCGGTGATTGCAGTAATAATCATGCATTAACCGAAATTTTCAGATCGGAAGGTATAGATGTTACCACTTTCAATTACCCGTATGAAAACAAGAGTCGTTATGTTTCCCTTAAAGCTGAAATGAGCCTTTTAGCTGATGAGCTTGGTACGGATCTTGATACTGTGCAGAAATTTCAGGGAAATTTACAGGGAGTCAGAAGTAAGTTAAAAAGGCTGGATGAACTCACCGTTGATAATAAAGTGAGCGGATTTGAAAATCATTTGTGGCTTGTATCCTCAACGGATTTTAACGGCGATTATTTGAGTTTTGAAGATAATCTGGATACTTTTTTAGACGAAGCAGAGAGAAGAGAAAGGATAAAAAGTAATCTCAGAATAGGGTTTGTAGGGGTTCCGCCGATATTCACAGATTTGTATAAATTTCTTGAGAATAAAGGTGTGCATGTTGCATTTAATGAGGTTCAGCGTCAGTTTTCCATTATTTCTGAAAAGAGGGATATTGTGGAAAAATATCTGGATTACACTTATCCTTATGATATCTCCTGCAGAATTGAAGATATTAATCGTGAAATAAAAAAGCGGAAGCTGGATGGTATTATTCATTATGTGCAATCGTTTTGCTACAGACAGCTGCAGGATTTGATTATCAAGCGAGAGGTTGATGTTCCCGTGATAACGATTGAGGGAAATGAGCCGGGCGGAGTTGACGCCAGAACAAAAATAAGGGTTGAATCATTTATAGAAATGCTTGAGGAAAGGAAAAAATGACAAAAACCGGCATGGATTTGGGCAGCAGATTTGTAAAAATCTGCATAGAAAATGAGGGAGAGTTAAGCTTTTATAAGTATAACACAATAGATTTTTATAAAAAATATGTAAGCAGGGACTCTTCCAACCAGCTTAAAATAGAGCACAGTTTGCTGGATAACGTTAACTCTAAAATTACAGCTACCGGATACGGCAGGAATCTTATGAATTTCTCCAATGCAGAGGTCATTTCCGAAATAAAGGCTCATTTTCAGGGAGCCAGAAGACAGACCGGTTTGGATGATTTTGTACTGATAGATATAGGCGGTCAGGACAGCAAAGTGATAAAAGCTTCAGGCGGATTTATCGATGATTTTGTTATGAACGATAAATGTGCCGCCAGTACAGGA
The nucleotide sequence above comes from Flexistipes sp.. Encoded proteins:
- a CDS encoding acyl-CoA dehydratase activase — its product is MTKTGMDLGSRFVKICIENEGELSFYKYNTIDFYKKYVSRDSSNQLKIEHSLLDNVNSKITATGYGRNLMNFSNAEVISEIKAHFQGARRQTGLDDFVLIDIGGQDSKVIKASGGFIDDFVMNDKCAASTGRFLENAANILRINIDEMAAYTEKPCKLSSTCAIFSESEIVGKIAEGVSTEEISAGVNLSVARRLLPLIKRFSRYEIYGAGGVVSLYGVKYFLQELLDKEINVLENYQYNAAIGCVV
- a CDS encoding 2-hydroxyacyl-CoA dehydratase family protein; the encoded protein is MKKVGFTTTIPVEIIFAANLIPVDLNNIFITDNNPHTFIDFAEQEGLPRNTCNWIKGIYTSVMQNSVDKVISVTGGDCSNNHALTEIFRSEGIDVTTFNYPYENKSRYVSLKAEMSLLADELGTDLDTVQKFQGNLQGVRSKLKRLDELTVDNKVSGFENHLWLVSSTDFNGDYLSFEDNLDTFLDEAERRERIKSNLRIGFVGVPPIFTDLYKFLENKGVHVAFNEVQRQFSIISEKRDIVEKYLDYTYPYDISCRIEDINREIKKRKLDGIIHYVQSFCYRQLQDLIIKREVDVPVITIEGNEPGGVDARTKIRVESFIEMLEERKK